Within the Rosa rugosa chromosome 2, drRosRugo1.1, whole genome shotgun sequence genome, the region ATGAAGAAACGAATTTAAAGCGAGCGATGTCAACGAGAGAAAGTCTTTTCAAGATCAACTCTAATAGCTCTAATTGGAGGCCAGACCAGTTCGGTGTTGTTTTCGTAGTAATAATATTGCAGTCACAACCGACGATTTTGTCTTCCTCAGccatagctttttttttttgactttgtcaaggggaactcaAAGGCTTCTTAGGCCTAAGATAAACcctttcggcgcatgtgaaatgctccaattaTGTACTGCAGCACAGTGTCTTGCCATAGCTATTCGATCGATCGGAGCACGCACGCACAAAATTGCTTATATATTGTATGCTTTTCTCACTCTCAAGACCATCAGCATATATATAAGATTCAGCTTATTGATGCACCGTTATGTGTCAATTAACCACCATCTTGTGAGCTATTGTGTACGATGGAAGATGTTAAGATTTAGAAACTCGGTTAAGCCCCAGTTCTTCTTTCAAGTATGGCCGTATGGGTACATATAAACTTACTTAACGTATACTCGCATATTCCGCATGTATTTTCTAATTATGTCTGCAGCTCCTATTTCCTCAGTTGACTATGTTTGTTTCTTGATAGAACCAGACCTAAGTGCACACTCATACGCAACACTCTGTAGACACCATGTAGCGTAACTAGTAAAGAATCAACATTTATCAGTCTTTTACTAGATCTCTTGGATTGTACATTATATTTCACTCAAATCTTAAAAGTTTTTTAAAATATCAAATAAATTAGAGTCAAAATAAGAGATAGGTACACATCACCATGGACCAACAAATTTAATTTTGTGATAGTGATCCACATACCATACATTAACTTCATTTTCATTGCAATTCTTTGGCCGGTGACGTCATATTGAAGAAATATCGGTGAGGATAGGGATATGAACCATATGATATGTCCATGTCAACTAGAAAacaatatttgattgaacaatctcctcaaaaaaaaaaaaaaaattcaaataacaTAATAAATATTGGACGGCAGATATTATGTCTAGCAAAGCAATAGTATTGCACAAACGTGACAAACCCTCCTCAGTCCTCACATGGTCTGTGAAGCTTGGTCAATTAGTAGTGCTTAGGAAGATGACATCCACATTCCACTATCCAATAGCTTTTTCTTgtcaaataaaaaacaaataagaaaGAGCCTTCCTGACGTGGTTCAATTCTATATATCATTTCCACACTATTCCAGATCAAGGCAAAAGGCTCTGTCTTTTTTTGAATTCTCTCCCCATCTTGAATAAAAACCCAATTCCTCTGTTTCTCTCTGACTTCTTCACCAACTGggatctcactctctctctctctctatgtttcTCTGAAGTCTTCAGGAGCAAAACTCAAAGGCCCTTCTGTAAGTTTTGGTCTTTCTTTGGTTTTATCGTTCTGGGTTTTCGATTTTGCTCATAAAGATTACTCCTTTATGTGATTCTGATGAGTTCTGAGGTTCTTATGCATAAACCCAACTTGTTAGAATTGCAAAAATTCTAGTTTTTCTGAAACAGGAATTTTCTGCTGAAGCGTAAAgattttaaattttcttctttttttgggtaaattgaTGAGCTTTTCATATGTTATTATTgagtaattattatttttaataatgAATTGAATGTAATAGGGAGTCACTCTCCATCTACCACGTTTGTTACTTCATCGGAATGGAGGGTGGAGCTGTCCTTCAGACAGTTGTACACTCAATTCCCGCTCTGCTTTGCGCGTGCACTCACGCTCTTTCTAGAATGTGGGCTTGTTTCTGTTCTTGGATAGTTTGGGCCCAAAACACATTTTGGCAAAGTGTGGAAACATTATACAATTCAATTGCATTGATGGTGATAGATGTTTTTACTCTTTAGAGCATGAACGTTAGAAATGATATGATGGATTTTATGCAATGAATGTGTGTACTGATGATGCAATATTTACCTAGGCAGAGAAATAATTGAGTTGTTAGTTCATATTTTGTAGGGAAGGTGAAACCAAATGAATGTGTTAGAAAAACTAATTTGTTTGTGGTATTTGGATACAGGGGTTTGATTAAATCAAAAGTATCAAGTCGCAGATTTGACCACATTCGCAAATGGCTTCTCCCTTGGTAAGATATGAACTGGTGAAATTGAGTACAAtgtcttctttttgtttgtcttattTTTATGCAAAAGATGAGTTTAGTCATGTTGAAAGGTACCACCTGTCatttttgtggttttgatcAAATTTGGACCTGATATATCTAGTATAACAAAAGATCGGGTTGAATGATGGATTCACTCATTAGGGTCTTTCTTCTTCCTGCATTATCTGCAAACATCAAATTAACATGTCTCGCTAATATCCAGGTTCAGTCGAATAAGAGTATGAAAAGGTTGGAATCAAAAAAGTCTCATTCCTGGTGGTGGGACAGTCACATCAGTCCCAAAAACTCTAAGTGGCTTGCAGAGAATCTCGAGGGTGAGCAATGAACACCTCTTTCGGTCTTTCTTTTGTAAGTGTATATAGGAAAAATTATTAAATGTGAAGGCAGTAGAAAAGAGATAATCAACATAACAATTATGTGTTTATATATCTAAATAGCGTTTCTCATATAAAAGGAATAATGTCATCCATCTATTAGTTAGAAAATGTCTGCAAAATTTTATCCAACTTTACCTAACGAAATACCTATTTACTGGTAGTTATATTTGGTTTTGAGTCTTTTGATGGATTAACAGAAAAGTCTGGGACAAGTTAGATTTATGTTACTATATTTGCGTAAAGCTATCTCTTTTCCATTTTTCCTCTTCTTGTCCAGTATACCCAATTCTGTTTTGTTGTTGAGAAGAGACTCTGTTATCGTGTTTTAATGACAATTGTTGCCTCTAACCTGAGATGTGGGATATTATGTTTGTTGCAGATAAGATTTCTTTTTTCACATTCTAAATGGGGGCAAGTTTAAAATGGTTAAAAGTGAGATATTGTTGTATAATTTTAGATTCTGCTCCTAATCTAAAAGGTGGTAGGCATTATTCGCCCCAACTGCTCAAACTGGTGGAGGAAGTTAATTTTCCAAAATTTGCATGTTTAAATTTCTCTAGATTTCAGATTGTTTTTGGTCAAAGTTGTAAAAATTTGATTGTTGCAGTCATTTTTCTCACCAAAAATGCCTTTCAAGAAAATGACAAAACGGTCCTTGACTTCAGAGATGGACAGGTGCATCAAGCGGATGCTGAAGCTGGTTGAAGAAGATGGGGATTCATTTGCAAAAAAGGCTGAAATGTATTATCAAAAGAGGCCTGAATTGATTTCTCATGTTGAAGATTTTTATCGCTTGTACCGGTCTCTAGCCGAACGTTATGATCATGTGACAGGAGAGCTAAGGAAGAATGTGACCTCAGATCTCCAATCCATGAGCTCATGCATTTCTGACGGTGGTTCAGAACTGCCATCTGCATGGTCCTCTCCTGATCTCCAATCTCAGAGGCTGAGTCGTCGTAAATCTGGCCCTCGTGCTGCTGGCTTTGATTTCTTCCTTGGCCCCAGTGGAAACAGCTCGGATAATTACCAGAAAGAAGGGGAAGAATCATCTTCGTTAACAGATTCTGAGCCAGAATCTGATGACGATGATTCTTCAGTCAACAATTACTCAGGGGTGTTGTCAAATGGAGGTGATCAAGGGCAGCAGAAGAAGATAATTCAATTGGAAATCGAGCTTCGTGAAGCGAGGGAGAAGCTTCGGCTGCAGGAAGAGAATGCAGATAGTCCATTGAGGGGGTCAAAAAATGAGAAGTCCGAGGAATTTTCTGCAAAAATTGCAGAATATGCGCAAGAGCTGATGATTGCAAATGAAAAATTACAGGCCTCAGAGGAACAGATTTCCAGGTTGAACATTGAGCTCAAACGGTATAAATCATCAGAAAATGGCAATGCCTTTGAGGCCGGTCTTGAATCATCGGAACATAAAGAGGTCAAGAGGCATGAGAGTGAGCCAGACATGGAGGTAAATGAAGCATTTGAGACACCTAGGTCGGGAGAAGTTCAAGACCCTGATAACAAGATAGAGGCATTGGTGGAAGAGCTGAGAATCACAAAAGATAGGCTTCAGCATTCACAGAAAGAGATTGCAAGTTTGAGACAAGAACTTGAGAGTAATAAAGCCTCAAGATTGAATCATGAACAGGAGAGTAATAAAGCCTCTGAGAAAATTCATCTGTTGCAGGGTCAGCTTGAATCTGCTAAGAAGGACATTGCTACGTGGAAAACAAAGCTTAACTCAGAGAAAAGAGAGGTTTCGAAGCTGCAGGAACGAATCGCAAGGTTAAAAACTAGTTTATCAGACAGGGATCATGAGGTCATGGATTTGAAAATAGCGGTATCTGATGCTGAGGAGAAGATATTCCCAGAGAAGGCACAGGTAAAGGCCGAAATATCTAGACTGTATTCGGAACGGACGCAACTGGAGGAGCAGATTAGAGACTGGGAGTCTCGAGGACGCTCTTTGGAGGATGAAATCAGAATGATTAAGGCTGGGAAAGCAGAAATGGAGGAGAGACTTACTAGCGAAATTGAGCAGTTAAAGGCGGAAATCCTTGAGATAGGCAATCACATCGGCAACTTACATAAGGCCCTTGATGCTATGAAAGCAGAAGGAGATGAGCTTAGCACAAAAGTTGTAACACTTAAAGCAGAAGTTAGTTATAGAGATGATAAGATAAATGAGATGGACATTCAGCTGCAGCAGTTGCACAAGGAGCAAGTGGAACTGGTTTCTGGGGCCGAAGGGGCGTGGAAATTGGTGGAGGAGCTAACAGCAAGAACAAAGGAACTCGAAGAGGAGATTCAGAGGCAAAGAGTCATGATTTTAGAAGGAGcggaagaaaagagagaagctATAAGGCAGTTGTGCTTCTCACTCGAACATTATAGGAACGGTTATCACAGGCTTCGACAGGCTTGCATGGGACACAAGAGAGTTCCGGTGTTGGCATCTTAAGCGAAACATATGTGATCTTGATTTGGATTGTATGTAATTTTTTGggtggttttttctttttcttttgtgtacTACTGGCCATGCACTCATGGTTGTAGTGATGCGAGGTTTGTGTAGTAGAGATATAGATGCATGAGGGTCGTATCTATGGGCCATTTGGGTCACCAGGTCCCCCCTTAAGAGTGGTTGACGGCGCGTAAATTTGTGTACTAATTTTGTTGAGTTATTTGGGTTTGGCTTAGTGACACAATTGGATTTGGTTTTGCTAACTTTTCTGGGACTATGCACAATGCTATAGAAAAGCAGGCCGAAAAATGAAATATAGACCCAAAAGGGTCACACATTgctacagaaaaaaaataaaataaaataaaataaagtaaaaagtgacAAAAGTTAacataaaaataacaaaaattgaCATTAACACCGCGCCAGGTAGGGGTCGAACCTACGACTTTCTGCTTAGGAAACAGACGCTCTATCCACTGAGCTACAGGCGCTTGTTGATAAACAAATAGCATAATAAATTATGACAATTAAACCCGACTGTACACCATAAAGAAATTTACCTTTTATGTTCCCCATTTCATCCCAGAACCAAGTCTAGAAATAAAATGAATCTATGTAATTTTCATTTAGATGTCTGTTTTCAGTAGTAGAGAAGGTTTCCCAATCTGAGAGGAAATAGTGAAAAGATGATCAAGCATTTTTAGGTCCTATACATCTCAATGCATGAAAGAAAACCTTGAAAAGGATCCACATTAGCAGCTGAAATCTCATCATCTAAGATCAAAATGATGCTCatcaaaagagagaagaaaaatatcAAATAAATAATTAGTACTGTTCCATTGATAACTATATAGCAAGTGAAAGATAATAGgggaaattgaaagaaaaaccCAATAGCAAACAGATTAAAGTGCTTGCATCATTTCTAAGCCTCAACAAGGAGAGCTACAAACTAGAAACAATTTTTATTGGAAACAAATGGAATCTCCTCCTCCGATTGATTTGGTAAAACTTGAAAAAATTGCTCTGTGTGAAAGCATAAATTACTGCCCTAGCCTTGAGTCTCTGGCTTCTCCAGAAATGTCTTCTTCAACCAATCAAAGGGCTGTTACATGATCCAAAAATCCAAGCATCAGAATCATATAGCAAAGCAATTTCAACTCTAACCCAGAAGAACCCAATTCTGGATTTCCACATAATTATGTTGAATGTTATTTTTTGAAGTGAAATTGAGGGAGAAAGTTGAGACCTGGACGAACCAAAGAGCCCCGGTGCCGGCAGCGACGCCCCACATGGCGGCGGCCTTGAGGTCGGTGGATGGAGGCCTGAGAAGCTTCGAGAGACGGCTCGATCCAGATGCAATTCCACCTGCCATCTTCGGATCTCAAATGACAGAAACTGAGAAAAGCGAAGAGAGGAAAGGTGCGCGGTAAAGACTTTTATTGGTACGAGTTTGAAAACGACTGGTCGTGTTTGGCCAGCGGAATACTACGACAGTTCGTATTAAAGTACAAAACTTTTATTCTGTAATTTAAAGATTTTATAAGAACGAAAAAACAACTATTCACGCATTTGAGACGTAATGTTGCAACCTAAACTATCTTATACCTAATGAATTGATTAAACTTTATGTTAAACATTCGaacaacataaaataaaaaggagAATTGGGCTACGAAAGAACCAATTTAAATATAATATTACTAACTTTTATATTGATCATGACGATATCG harbors:
- the LOC133731582 gene encoding protein NETWORKED 4A-like isoform X1, translated to MASPLVQSNKSMKRLESKKSHSWWWDSHISPKNSKWLAENLEEMDRCIKRMLKLVEEDGDSFAKKAEMYYQKRPELISHVEDFYRLYRSLAERYDHVTGELRKNVTSDLQSMSSCISDGGSELPSAWSSPDLQSQRLSRRKSGPRAAGFDFFLGPSGNSSDNYQKEGEESSSLTDSEPESDDDDSSVNNYSGVLSNGGDQGQQKKIIQLEIELREAREKLRLQEENADSPLRGSKNEKSEEFSAKIAEYAQELMIANEKLQASEEQISRLNIELKRYKSSENGNAFEAGLESSEHKEVKRHESEPDMEVNEAFETPRSGEVQDPDNKIEALVEELRITKDRLQHSQKEIASLRQELESNKASRLNHEQESNKASEKIHLLQGQLESAKKDIATWKTKLNSEKREVSKLQERIARLKTSLSDRDHEVMDLKIAVSDAEEKIFPEKAQVKAEISRLYSERTQLEEQIRDWESRGRSLEDEIRMIKAGKAEMEERLTSEIEQLKAEILEIGNHIGNLHKALDAMKAEGDELSTKVVTLKAEVSYRDDKINEMDIQLQQLHKEQVELVSGAEGAWKLVEELTARTKELEEEIQRQRVMILEGAEEKREAIRQLCFSLEHYRNGYHRLRQACMGHKRVPVLAS
- the LOC133731582 gene encoding protein NETWORKED 4A-like isoform X2 — translated: MDRCIKRMLKLVEEDGDSFAKKAEMYYQKRPELISHVEDFYRLYRSLAERYDHVTGELRKNVTSDLQSMSSCISDGGSELPSAWSSPDLQSQRLSRRKSGPRAAGFDFFLGPSGNSSDNYQKEGEESSSLTDSEPESDDDDSSVNNYSGVLSNGGDQGQQKKIIQLEIELREAREKLRLQEENADSPLRGSKNEKSEEFSAKIAEYAQELMIANEKLQASEEQISRLNIELKRYKSSENGNAFEAGLESSEHKEVKRHESEPDMEVNEAFETPRSGEVQDPDNKIEALVEELRITKDRLQHSQKEIASLRQELESNKASRLNHEQESNKASEKIHLLQGQLESAKKDIATWKTKLNSEKREVSKLQERIARLKTSLSDRDHEVMDLKIAVSDAEEKIFPEKAQVKAEISRLYSERTQLEEQIRDWESRGRSLEDEIRMIKAGKAEMEERLTSEIEQLKAEILEIGNHIGNLHKALDAMKAEGDELSTKVVTLKAEVSYRDDKINEMDIQLQQLHKEQVELVSGAEGAWKLVEELTARTKELEEEIQRQRVMILEGAEEKREAIRQLCFSLEHYRNGYHRLRQACMGHKRVPVLAS